Proteins from a genomic interval of Rubinisphaera italica:
- a CDS encoding DUF1853 family protein → MDKHSKISDLLWVANSPSLIRNSVDDSLSLQKISNTDIDNLDHFLNQRFTHRVGGYFENLVQYWQVNLNECELLAHRWKILQESRTLGELDFIFRKPDRLTAHWEVAVKFYLYMPHMNVNGSNWIGPDSRDTFEKKINRIYQHQLEMSRYWPDPIDQRIPFVKGRIYYHPLEKRPSVLPQEMNPHHLKGLWLYHHQVEWLENKMWRFQLLEKPYWLSNIEYCKRTAIPDLLDFSEIHKKFKNHFWESDRPLHLTLLKESESGWHEVDKLFIVPNHWPTMMQS, encoded by the coding sequence ATGGATAAGCATTCAAAAATCAGTGATCTACTCTGGGTTGCCAATAGTCCATCCTTAATTCGAAATTCAGTGGATGATTCCCTGTCACTTCAAAAAATCTCGAATACAGATATCGATAATCTTGATCATTTTTTGAATCAAAGATTTACCCATAGAGTGGGTGGGTATTTTGAAAATCTGGTTCAATACTGGCAGGTCAATCTAAACGAATGCGAACTCCTGGCCCATCGGTGGAAAATTCTCCAGGAGTCCAGGACTCTTGGAGAGCTTGATTTTATCTTTCGAAAACCTGATCGTCTGACAGCGCACTGGGAAGTTGCTGTCAAATTCTATCTGTATATGCCACACATGAATGTGAATGGCAGCAATTGGATTGGCCCAGATTCACGAGATACTTTCGAAAAGAAAATCAACAGGATTTATCAACATCAACTTGAGATGAGTCGCTACTGGCCGGATCCGATCGATCAGCGAATTCCTTTTGTCAAAGGACGAATCTATTACCACCCTTTGGAAAAAAGGCCTTCAGTCCTCCCGCAAGAGATGAATCCACATCATTTGAAAGGACTTTGGCTTTACCACCATCAAGTTGAATGGCTGGAAAATAAAATGTGGAGATTTCAACTCTTGGAAAAACCATACTGGCTCTCCAATATTGAATACTGCAAAAGAACAGCCATACCCGATCTTTTGGATTTCTCAGAAATCCACAAGAAGTTTAAAAACCATTTCTGGGAATCCGATCGTCCATTGCACCTTACATTGTTAAAGGAATCGGAATCAGGTTGGCATGAAGTTGACAAGCTTTTTATTGTCCCAAATCACTGGCCTACCATGATGCAATCGTGA
- a CDS encoding NPCBM/NEW2 domain-containing protein: protein MFNIINHSLARQYLFHSVGSILLFFSVLLSDISLQESWGWGRGHKLIRTWAVSRLPTWQKELLRPEDWQHLQSDYTSLQDAHAGGKSPHLDKYCLPPARLSLHDVGSIEASLPDIQWYIQQTLDHLARNEPDEAMKFLGVLCHWNEDPGCPCAHSSPVDEATLRRLLPPSADLANKNYLFGYGGIADIGNYIIPDEQYRPQLLGTTIPETAARIYQHQRLLRAHAAALIIPLVQAEVAGNADQADLQRQIAALYNAKHVADILYTLLCLHVNRFATDEAEALSTQPLTAWEPDTKMQMISHPYYVTPFLVNQALDARRNLHPLAFAGEPESESVITYGFGMGTPYTLNYKIGPGIVFDRFTCRVGLHPTAGEAGKVAFAIIVNGVETARTKFMMPTDKPEVIEVSLPQNDIVTVGLQTIPHAASNPLHNLAVWGDPNLIRSEHVPFRLDHPSKP from the coding sequence ATGTTTAATATTATCAACCATTCGTTAGCTCGCCAGTATTTATTCCACAGTGTGGGAAGCATACTGCTGTTTTTCTCAGTCCTGCTTTCGGATATTTCGTTGCAGGAAAGCTGGGGTTGGGGGCGGGGTCATAAGCTGATACGGACATGGGCTGTGTCGAGATTGCCTACTTGGCAAAAAGAATTGCTACGTCCAGAAGATTGGCAACACCTGCAGTCCGATTATACCTCACTGCAGGATGCTCACGCTGGTGGGAAATCGCCTCACTTAGACAAATACTGCTTACCACCGGCTCGATTGAGCCTGCATGATGTTGGGAGTATTGAAGCGAGTCTGCCAGATATTCAGTGGTACATTCAACAAACGCTCGACCATCTCGCCCGGAACGAACCCGATGAAGCGATGAAATTCCTGGGTGTATTGTGTCACTGGAATGAGGATCCCGGTTGCCCTTGTGCTCATAGCAGTCCAGTTGACGAGGCGACTTTGCGCCGTTTATTGCCTCCGAGTGCTGATTTGGCCAACAAAAACTACCTGTTCGGCTATGGCGGGATCGCAGATATTGGTAACTACATTATCCCCGATGAACAATATCGTCCTCAGTTGCTTGGGACCACAATACCCGAAACTGCGGCCCGTATTTATCAGCATCAACGATTGCTGCGGGCGCATGCGGCGGCCTTAATTATTCCGCTCGTACAAGCGGAGGTTGCAGGAAACGCCGATCAGGCAGATCTACAACGACAAATCGCAGCCCTTTATAACGCAAAGCATGTAGCCGACATTTTATACACTTTGCTTTGTTTGCACGTAAATCGTTTTGCCACCGACGAAGCAGAAGCGTTGAGCACGCAACCCCTCACCGCTTGGGAACCGGATACAAAAATGCAGATGATTTCTCATCCGTATTATGTGACTCCCTTTTTGGTCAATCAGGCTTTGGATGCTCGCCGCAATTTGCATCCCCTCGCCTTCGCCGGTGAACCGGAATCCGAATCGGTCATCACGTACGGTTTCGGGATGGGGACTCCATACACACTAAATTATAAAATTGGCCCTGGAATCGTGTTTGATCGCTTCACTTGCCGTGTCGGTTTACACCCGACCGCTGGCGAAGCTGGGAAAGTCGCTTTTGCGATCATCGTAAACGGAGTCGAAACAGCGAGAACGAAATTCATGATGCCTACCGATAAACCTGAAGTGATAGAAGTTTCCCTGCCCCAAAACGACATTGTCACTGTCGGATTGCAAACAATTCCTCATGCTGCATCAAATCCGCTACATAATCTCGCAGTTTGGGGCGATCCCAATTTGATTCGTTCCGAACACGTTCCCTTTCGCCTGGACCATCCTTCAAAGCCGTAG